CCCGCCGCCAGGCTTCGCACTTCCGCGCAGCCCCGGCCCGCGGCCCCCGCACGCAGTGGGCCTCGTGCCCCTGAAAAGGGCCCGGGACCGCTCAGCCGCCAGACCACCCCGCTGCTGTACGCGCTGGCGGCCGAGGCTGAGGCCGAGGCGCGGGCCGCCGAGCCGCCCGCCGCCGAGCCGCCCAGCCCGCCCGCCTCGCGGGCCGCCTACCGCCAGCGGCTGCAGGGCGCGCAGCGGCGAGTGCTCCGGGAGACGTCCTTCCAGCGCAAGGAGCTCCGCATGAGCCTGCCCTCCCGCCTGCGGCCCGCGGCCCCCGCGCGGCCCTCTGCCGAACACCCGCGCTCCGCCTCGCTCAGCCACCCCGGCGGGGAAGTAGAGCCGGCGCGCTCAGGGGCTCCCACCCAGCAGCGGAAGTGGTGCTTCTCAGAGCCAGGGAAACTGGATCGCCTGGGTAGGGGCGCTGGGTTGGCGAGGCAATGCTCCGGAGAGGCCTGCTCCAGCTCTGGCTTCATCGGGCCGGAGCCTCGAGAATGGCAGCAGAGGACGCTGGCTGAGTTTGAAGGTCACCAGATCAGATGGCTGCCTGCGACCCAGCCCCCAAGTGTAGAGGACCCAAATCCCCGGTCCTTGAAGCTTGGCAATGCCTACAGGCCTGCCACCAGTCGGAGTCGGAGCGCTTCCGGGGAAGTCTTGGCCCCCTGGGGAAGTCCAGAAGGTGTCATGCCCATTGCCCAGGTATGGAAGATAGGGGCTGCCACCTTGGGGTGGGGGAACCTAGAGGACTGAAAACTTGAGCAACATTTCACCCAATTGCTTGCCTTTCCAGGCTGTTCCCCAAGGAGCAGAAACCCCTAGACCACCATTGCAGACCAAACTTAACAGGTGAGAGACATGGACCACTCTGGGAACTGAAAGTTGGGGGAACTGAAAGTTGGGGGAGGCAGCTTTCATGGCTCTTGCTCAAGAAAGAAGGCCTCCGCCCACCCTCAGTTTGAGCCTTATGTCTCAAGGCAGAGTGCAAACCACACCCCCTAATCCCACCCCCAAACCCCACTGTGTCTCTGGTGCAGAACCAGAATCTTCCTTCCTGGTCACTGTGGTCAGTGTGGGGTCCTTGCCTCCAGGTTCCTAAATCAGAAGGAAGCTGCAGAAGTGTGTCCTGCAGAAGGACCCCAGAGCAGTCCCTCTGACTGTGAGCAGAGGGGCTCAGAGAACTGCATTGGGTCTGTTCGGCTCCCATCCCTTCCTGATGATGAAGTTTTCCTGGAAGAAGCCCCCCTGGTCAGAGCAAGATCACCTGCAGACTCCCAGACTCCCCTGGGGCTCCCAACCTGGTGAGTTCCCTCAGACTTTCAAGCAGAGTGAGATACACCTTTCCTACACACATCTATAAATTGCTGGAGAGGCATGGAACTCTCTCTTGACGGAAGGCTGGCGGGGCGGGGCAGGTTGGGAGCTGGGAGTGgttggcagggggaggggaggggggggggcCCTTGGCCAGAGCTTTTTCTGATTTAGTGTCTCTTCCACTTTCAGTGTCCATATCTCTGACCAGGAGTACGGAGCTGGCTTGAGTCAAAGGACTGACCAAGCTATAATCCCCCCAGAGAAGCCCTTCCATGAGGACCCAGAAACTGCAGGGGTGGATGAGTGTTGGCAGGGGTTAAACGGTTCTGTGAATGTTTCCAGGCCTACATGCTGTAGCCCCCCTGAGACTGCAAATGGTGACATCCTTACATTTGACCCCACTGGACTGCTGACCACTGTTCCCCCCACAGCTGCAGAGACTGACCTGAAACCTTTCCCAGGTGATACCCTGGGACCTCCAGACAGTGATACCCCAGGGCTCCCTGGCCGTAGTGCCCTGGCTTGGGGCCCTAGGGAGCCTGGTCCCCGGTCAACATGGGCCAGTCCACGCCTCGAGGAGCTGGTTCAGGAGCTGGCCAGATTGGATCCCTCTCAGAGTGACACTTTCACCTCCTATCCCAGCCCAGAGCCAGCCCTGGGCCTGCTAGATGGACTGATTCCTTTAGCTGAGGTCTGGGCTGCAATGAGACCAGCCTGTagggaggctggagaggaggcTGCTGGTAATTCTGAGCCAGGGTAAGTGAGGGGCATCAGGGACTCAGAGGACTTTAAGCCCCTGATCTCTGGGGCAGGACAACACAAGGAGCTCTGGTTTTGTCCCCAGGTCCTATCTACTTAACTCCACCCAGCACCTGCCAACTTCTCAGGAGGAAACAAGGCCTGAAAACCTTACCACCCACGTTGCACCTGACCAACCATGTGACCAGGATGTACCAAAGCCAAATAACAGCATCCAAGCCAAGAAAGTGAGTGTGGAAGGGGCCATTGGTGGCTGAGTGAGGCCAGAACCCAGAGTCTGGTCTGGGGAGTCAGGGGCCTGGCTCCAGACTTAAGTGCCTACGCACTCCCGGCAGGCAGAGCTGGCGGACCTCCTCCAAAAGATGCTAAGGGACCTTCAGGCCGAGCAGAAGCAGCTGCAGGGAGCGGCCCAAGCTTGGGCCAGGCGCGGAGCTGCTCTGGAGGCCGCTGTCGGCCAGGCCTGTGCACCCCACGAGCTGGAGCGGTTCAGCCGGTTCATGGCCGACCTAGAGCGCGTGCTTGGCCTCCTGCTGTTGCTGGGCAGTCGCCTGGCCCGCGTGCACCGTGCCCTGGCCCGGGTGGGTGCAGACAGCGACCCTGAAGAGCAGGTAATGGTTAGAGCTGAGGAGGGCGGGGAGACGGGAAGGGCGGTGAGGGGCCTGCATCGGGCCTGGCTCACAGTGCCCTCGCCCTGCATCTCCAGGCCTCTCTGCTGCAGCGACTGGGGCTCCTGCAGCGGCAGGAGAAAGATGCTAAGGAGCTGAAGCAGCACGTGGCGCGGCGGGAGCGGGCCCTACGGGAGCTGCTAGCGCGCGCACTGCCCGCAGAGGAGCTGAGCGCCTACCGCACCCTGTTGGCCGGCAAGGCCGCCGTCCTGGCCCAGCAGCGCAGCTTGGACGAGCGGGTCCGCCTTATTCAGGACCAACTGGACGCAGTCAGGAACGACCTTGGCCGTCATCCCTCGTCTCCCAGGCCAGCCTTCCCCTCAGGGACCCATCCTCCCGATAAACcgcccttcccccctcccctcatCTAGTTACAGGCGGTGAGGGTGGGGAGCGTTGCCCTTGCCTCTCACCCGCATGATTCCGGATGACGCTGGTTTATTCGGTGCTTTTCCCTTGTGGTGGGGAAGACCCAGGCCCGGCTTTGCCGGAGTACTTCTTCCAAGTGTTCTCACGTGGTCTTTCCCAAATCTTGTGGATTATCTGGTAgttaacagaaattttaaatctgCAGAATTCTCTCCTTTGATGAGCAAGAGTTCCGGTAAGGGTTGGTTGGAGGGAGATGAGACAACCTCAACTTAAGGTTCAAAATGGCCATTTCTTTTCCCTCTCAATAAAAAAATTGATGAGAAGTAATACCTGGAGTCTGGCTTGGAGGCAGGGTCTTGTTTGCAAATTTCAGACACCTCCCTGACTAGAGCAGATTAGCTATTTGTCAGAGGACATCAGTCAGGTCTAGGGATTCCTAGGAAGACTGAAGAAACAGGCTTGAAAACAAGAGGGGCCAGGCAGATGCTGTCACCAGTAGTCCCTAACTCTTCTGGTGACTACATTTTTACCACAAAACTCTAGACCTGATTGGCTGAGTTTAGGTCCCTTTTGCTGGTTTTTACCCAAGCCCCTAACCTCAGTGGTATAGTAGAAGTGGGTAGGGCTGCCTCCCTTCAAGATTCAAGGCACAGGGAACTTCCCCAAATGGAAAATGGATTCAGATGCTTTGCCTAAAAACCCTGATGAGTGTCAAATACACTTGGGCATTTGGGGAAATTCATTCTGAGGCCCAAAAAGAACTGTCTTCCTCATCCAGTTGTGTTATCAAAACTGAATTTGTCCACCTCTCCTTTGGAAGACCCTATGGGGTCAACCAGGCTTGAAGAGGGCAGTTGGGAGGATGGGAGCTGAATGGGGATGAGTCATGGGGTATCTGGAGACCTATTATGCTGGGGGTCTTATGTCCTGGAGATGCCTATTTGGGGTTGGGCTGGAGCTGGGAGTGGGGGGTTAAGGGCTAGagtgaaatgaaacaaatgacacACACACCCTCTGTGTATCATCCCTGCGTACATAGAATCAATGTTCTCCAATATACATGTGAAAATCTGCCTTAGCATTTGTAGCTGCAAAGGCTGGGGACCAGAACATTGTTCATGCAAATACTGAGTGTATTTTTGTAAGCCAGGCACCTTAATAATAATGGTATCTAAAGCCAACTGACCTCTAAGTGAGAAATCTCTGCTTCTGAGCTTTTTTCTGATGCATATTGTCACTAAGTGCAACTGGTTGGGAATTTTAAGTGGTCGTATTCATACTAAAAGCATTAGTTACAACAGTCGCGCTATTGAGCACAGAACAATACTCACATTGTGCCTTTTTATAAAAAACATATGGGGCTCCTGCTGAGGCGGTTGCGGGTTCTAACATTCTGCTTTGCTTCTCCCCTTTGAACGCTGTGGGCGGGGCCTCCGCTCCAAGGTTCTCTGCCCTGCTGGACAGCTTGCTGCCAGACGCCTTCTGGAGGGATATACTTACTTCTGCCTTTTGCCCTATACAGTGCTCATTGCTTTCTCCTATTGTGATATTcttcccactccagaattcttgcctgaaaaaatcctgtggacagaggagcttggcggctacagtccatggggtcgcagagtggacGCGACTCAGCGCGCATTGTGATATTCTTAGAAATACACTTAACCTTGTCCATTAGGCCAGTGGAAATTGTGTATTTCAGACAAAACACTCCCAGCCCTGAATGGGCATGGGTAGCAGCGTCTGCTCTTGTCCGGTTAAACTGCAGTTTGGTTCTTGGCTGGTTTTGGCCATGGGGAAATACGAGGCTGCTGTACTTGTCTCTACCAGAtcgaagatcagatcagatcagatcagtcgctcagtcgtgtccgactctctgcgaccccatgaatcgcagcatgccaggcctccctgtccatcaccaactcccggagttcactgagactcgtccatcgagtcagtgatgccatccagccatctcaacctctgtcgtccccttctcctcttgcccccaatccctcccagtcaTCAGATCGAAAGCGCCCACCAAAGTGCGGCCCCAACTGAGCAGGTCCTTCCatttgtctccttctccttcctgccccagTTTATCTTTCTTCCACACCCCGTTGTTCCTTCAGAGGACAAGAACGATCTCAGCATAGGTGTTGGATATTAGCACCACAGGCTAAGACTTGGGTGTGGAGGGAGGCAGTGAATACGAGAAGCCGGGTGAATTCCACCCTCCTAGACGCTGCCAGCAGATGGCGCTGTTCTTTTTATGACCCTTCACCACCTCTCCAGCTACCAGGCCTTCCGGGCTAGCCCCAGGGATGCTGCCTTGTCCTGAGCAGTGTCCCTGTTGGGCCTGAAGGCGGGGGCTAAGCCTTTGCTTCTGTCGGAAAGAAATTCTAGCCAGTTGGCTGTGGGAAGGTTGGCTCGCTTTCCTTTGCCACCTCCTTCGACATTTGTTGGTTAatgaggagtggggaggggaaagctgggggtgggggttgggggtgatcTTGAGGATCAATATCCAAAAGAGCCTTACTTAGTTCCTTACTTAGTTCCCCACGGTGGAAAAGAGGGTTCCTTGGGTCTCTGCTGGGGTTTCTGTCCGCACCTCCGCAAGCTTCTGCGCCCCAGCCTGCTGgtcccaccacccccagcctggcGGCCTGAGACGCTGCGCCCCACAGCTTAGCGGAGTGCCCTTGTTGCTGGGCAACAGGCAGCCGGAGGCCTCCTCTCCCACTCGCCTCATCCCGCCCCCGCGGTTCCTCCTAATATGGATTTAATTAGTGTACTTTTTACCTTCTGACTGTAAATTGGAAACTGAGTAGGGAAGCAATGTTCCGCGGTGCTCCAAGCCGGCGCTCAATCTGGCTGGAACAGTCTGCTCTGCACACCACCTACCTCGGCAAGCAGCTGGAGTGAACCTCAGAAATCCTCAGGGGAACAAACTACCTCGCTGTTCAGTCATGAGTGATTCAGAAGCTTTCAGACGACATTTAGGTCAAATGCGGTTGAGGACCAccgcagagagaagagagaaagggggaaTGTGGGGGGCGGGACGCAGGCAAATACTGTAAATCAATCCTCCCAACGAACCCATAACATTACTTTCACGGCCTAGCTGCAGTTTAGAAAATCACCATGGGTGTTTACCTGCTGTCTTTGAAATTGAAGTCAGCACTAAGTTCTCACTAGGagaacttttttcccccttctggaGGAGAGGTCCAGAGATCTCTCTCTCAAtcactccctccccacctctcttcCTCCCACTCCCTCTCTCACTATCTGGTCCTTCTTTCCACTTCCCTGCAGTAATATCTGAGGCCACCTCTGCTCCACAGGTTTAAGTCCAGAGGTGGGGCAGTTCTGGAAGTGTGAAGCCAGCCATAGAGGTTCAAGGCAACAAGCTGCCTGGAGAGTGACAGTCTACTTATTAAACCATTTTAAAAGGTCAGATAATTTCTTCCAGGATAAGGcaaagaaaaggggaagaatATAGGCCCTGATAGGCCCAGCCTTAAAGCCATGTGCGCAGAGGGGTGCTTTCAATCCAGAAGGCTGAATACTTGTTTAGGACtggaaggagaggctggggatTTCAGAGGTATGTGCGGTAAGAAAGGCATAgtggagacttccctgatggtccagtagttaagaatcttgCCTGCCAACGAAGgggacattggttcaatccctggtgagggaagatTCCGCACAcctcagagcaattaagcccctgtgccacaactactgagcccacgtgagcccagagcctgtgctccgtaacacgagaagccattgcaatgagaagactgagcactgcaactagacagtAGTCTCCACTcatcccaactagagaaagcccacttgcagcaacgaagacccagcaagctaaaaataaattaacaaattaaaaaaaaaaagaatccacct
The DNA window shown above is from Bos indicus x Bos taurus breed Angus x Brahman F1 hybrid chromosome 7, Bos_hybrid_MaternalHap_v2.0, whole genome shotgun sequence and carries:
- the SHROOM1 gene encoding protein Shroom1 isoform X2; this translates as MEALGPGGGRTSPASSTRSLDFRRLSAPTDSAYSSLSAASGGPEPPEPRTPSPLAGTQQLPYLDWDYVRVVWGGPAPAARLRTSAQPRPAAPARSGPRAPEKGPGPLSRQTTPLLYALAAEAEAEARAAEPPAAEPPSPPASRAAYRQRLQGAQRRVLRETSFQRKELRMSLPSRLRPAAPARPSAEHPRSASLSHPGGEVEPARSGAPTQQRKWCFSEPGKLDRLGRGAGLARQCSGEACSSSGFIGPEPREWQQRTLAEFEGHQIRWLPATQPPSVEDPNPRSLKLGNAYRPATSRSRSASGEVLAPWGSPEGVMPIAQAVPQGAETPRPPLQTKLNRFLNQKEAAEVCPAEGPQSSPSDCEQRGSENCIGSVRLPSLPDDEVFLEEAPLVRARSPADSQTPLGLPTCVHISDQEYGAGLSQRTDQAIIPPEKPFHEDPETAGVDECWQGLNGSVNVSRPTCCSPPETANGDILTFDPTGLLTTVPPTAAETDLKPFPGDTLGPPDSDTPGLPGRSALAWGPREPGPRSTWASPRLEELVQELARLDPSQSDTFTSYPSPEPALGLLDGLIPLAEVWAAMRPACREAGEEAAGNSEPGSYLLNSTQHLPTSQEETRPENLTTHVAPDQPCDQDVPKPNNSIQAKKAELADLLQKMLRDLQAEQKQLQGAAQAWARRGAALEAAVGQACAPHELERFSRFMADLERVLGLLLLLGSRLARVHRALARVGADSDPEEQASLLQRLGLLQRQEKDAKELKQHVARRERALRELLARALPAEELSAYRTLLAGKAAVLAQQRSLDERVRLIQDQLDAVRNDLGRHPSSPRPAFPSGTHPPDKPPFPPPLI
- the SHROOM1 gene encoding protein Shroom1 isoform X1, with the translated sequence METLREGGSGGEQMLRRALQSWPASAFVRAAMEALGPGGGRTSPASSTRSLDFRRLSAPTDSAYSSLSAASGGPEPPEPRTPSPLAGTQQLPYLDWDYVRVVWGGPAPAARLRTSAQPRPAAPARSGPRAPEKGPGPLSRQTTPLLYALAAEAEAEARAAEPPAAEPPSPPASRAAYRQRLQGAQRRVLRETSFQRKELRMSLPSRLRPAAPARPSAEHPRSASLSHPGGEVEPARSGAPTQQRKWCFSEPGKLDRLGRGAGLARQCSGEACSSSGFIGPEPREWQQRTLAEFEGHQIRWLPATQPPSVEDPNPRSLKLGNAYRPATSRSRSASGEVLAPWGSPEGVMPIAQAVPQGAETPRPPLQTKLNRFLNQKEAAEVCPAEGPQSSPSDCEQRGSENCIGSVRLPSLPDDEVFLEEAPLVRARSPADSQTPLGLPTCVHISDQEYGAGLSQRTDQAIIPPEKPFHEDPETAGVDECWQGLNGSVNVSRPTCCSPPETANGDILTFDPTGLLTTVPPTAAETDLKPFPGDTLGPPDSDTPGLPGRSALAWGPREPGPRSTWASPRLEELVQELARLDPSQSDTFTSYPSPEPALGLLDGLIPLAEVWAAMRPACREAGEEAAGNSEPGSYLLNSTQHLPTSQEETRPENLTTHVAPDQPCDQDVPKPNNSIQAKKAELADLLQKMLRDLQAEQKQLQGAAQAWARRGAALEAAVGQACAPHELERFSRFMADLERVLGLLLLLGSRLARVHRALARVGADSDPEEQASLLQRLGLLQRQEKDAKELKQHVARRERALRELLARALPAEELSAYRTLLAGKAAVLAQQRSLDERVRLIQDQLDAVRNDLGRHPSSPRPAFPSGTHPPDKPPFPPPLI